AAATACCCATTAAGCTTAGAGCAGCTTAAACAGTCCTTGGTTATTCTTCCTGAATTAGGCGAGTTGACGGAACAGCTGTTAGCACAATATCCTAAGGATATTGACTCTGTTCAAACTCAACCTATTCGCTGCACATTTCTTGACGGCAAAGTCACATTGCAATTATTTATCGGCGATGCCACTACCTGTTTTGAACAAATTTCAACTCAGCAAGGTTTAGTCGATGCATGGTATTTAGACGGCTTCTCGCCCGCTAAAAATCCAGATATGTGGCATGACGCGCTATATCAACAAATTGCAAGGCTCAGTAAACCACAAGCAACTTTAAGTACCTTTACTGTGGCAGGAAAAGTACGCCGAGGATTAAAAAATGTAGGGTTTAGATTGGAAAAGCAAGACGCAGATACCCAGAAACAAGAAGTACTCACAGGCTTTTTGCAGCAGCATCAACTGCACCGTCATGGCTATAAGGTTCGCCCTGCGATAAGTAAGCCTCAGCATGTAGCCATCATCGGTGGGGGTATTGCTGCGGCTTGTGCAGCCTATTCCCTTACTCAAAAAGGCGTAAAAGTAACCTTATACTGCAAAGATGAAAAAGTTGCTCAAGGCGCCTCAAGTAACGCTATTGGCGCGCTTTACCCTCTATTGCACCAACAAGCCGATGAAATTAGTTTGTTTTACCAACGCGCATTTTGGCATGCCAGAGCCCACTATGATGAACTGCTTGATAAAGGATTCGATTTTGAGCACCAATGGTGCGGATTATTAGAAGTCTCATACAAAGACACGCTAAGTAAGCGTCAGCAACAATTTGAACAACTCTCTACTTGGCCAAAATCTCTAATCCATAGTGTCGACGCGAAAACAGCAAACAAAATAGCCAATATTCCACTAAACATGGGTGGTTTATTTATGCCTGAAGCCGGTTGGATTTCACCACCAACCTTGGTCAAAGCGACATTCGACGCTGCAAAAACGACCGGACGTTTAAGAATACAAAACCGTACTCATATTAAAGAGCTCGTTCAACAAGACAATAACAAATGGCGACTCATTGCTGACGATGAAGAGTTTAATGAATCAATCGTTATATTTTGTGGCGGCGCTGAAGGAATTAAACTTAATACTATCGACACTTTGCCGTTAAGCTCTGTTAGAGGTCAGGTCAGTAATGTTAATACGTCAGCAGCAACAAAAGGGTTGGCGACTGTGATTTGCCATAAAGGCTATTTAACACCTGAAAATAAAGGAATTCATTGTATCGGCGCTACATTTACCAAAAACAGCAACGATACACTAGCAAGCAAAGAAGATGATGAGTTTAACCTCAATATGCTCCATCGCTGTTTACCTAAGCTCACTTCATGGAGCCTTGACGATGTCAGAGCCAGTAAAGCGCGTCTTCGATGCATGACACCCGACCATTTGCCTATGGTTGGCGCGATGCCAAATATACAAAAGCATATTGAAATGTACGGGCACTTGACCAAGGATAAGAATTGGAAATACAGCGAGGTTGCGCCGGTAATAGACAACCTCTATGTTTTTACTGGATTAGGTGCTCGTGGGCTAGTCTCTGCCCCACTGCTTGCCGATATTTTAACTGCAGATATATGCAGCACACCTTATCCGGTTGATGATGAGCAACTCTTTAATTTATCGCCGAATCGTTTCGTGATCAGGGATCTTATCAAGAGAAAAGTAGGAATGTAATTATAGAGTTGCGCCTAACCCGTAAATTGCTGCTTTAGTTGATGCCAATAATTACTGACGATCTGTTGATCTTGTGGCGTTAATTCTGAGCGAGACTTTTCTAATTGCTCGGTGACCGTATTAGCTAAATTGACAGAAAGCATTTGCTGCTCATCACCAAAATTTGCCGCTTCTAATGCGATAAAGCCTCGAATATAGCTACTGGCAAACAATATATCTGCGATATTACCAGAATCAGAGTTTTCATCTTGATTGTTATCAACAAGCTGATCAAGGTGTTGATAAAGTTCAGCCAATGTGCAATTTTTCATAAATTTACTCTTAAAAGGGTTTTCTCTAATTTGGACTAGCTACTGGATACAAAACATGATCGTTATAGCCTGTAATTATTGGCATGTAGCCGGAAAGCACTTGATCCAGTTCAGGATCAGATGTGTCTGCAATCAACGGTCGAGACGCTAATTCAGAAAGCTTGGTTTTGGTAGCGATAATAATGATATTTTCTCTACCTATCGCCTTGATCACTCTTGGGCTAAGTTGCTGGTTACCTCGACCAAAAATATGACCTTGGCCGCCAATTAGCGTGATCACTAATTTGATCGGCGCAGGGTTTTGCTCAAGTTGATAACGTTGAATATATTGCCATAGCTCAGGCTCAGTTAAATCATTTGCCATTAAACTTTGCTGCTCAATTAAATCAACACCGAGTAATGTATTGTCTAAACCTAACTCGTCCATTAAAAATGCCGTAGTTGAGCCAGAGCCAATAATACATAGGCTGTCTTCAATTTCATTTATCACTTGGGCTGCAATGTCTTGCAGCACCAATTCATCTGATTCCTTGCCACCCGATTTTACCGCTTGGACATAACGAAGCTCACTAGGTATTTTCATTTCGCCATAACGTTTAGCTTTTACAATGCCATCTCTAAACAAGTTTTCATCAATGTCCATAACGTCAGCTTCGGTTAGTGTCACCAGTTGATTGGTCACCATCAGCTCAATGACTCGCCCAGCAGCTTTGGGAGTAACGGCGTAGACACCAGAGTGAATTTTACATCCAGCTGGAATGCCCAGTACCGGACATCGATCCATCACTTGATGAGAAATATTTCGAGCCGTGCCATCACCTCCTGCAAATAAGATGATGTCAACTCCACATTTGACCAGTGCATCAACTGCATTTTCAGTGTCTTGAGCGGTAGTTTCATCATTGGCCGTTTGATAAACAATTTGATAGTCAAAACCTAAAGAATCAGCACAGTTTTGCCCCATATCCCCATTAATCGTCATCACGGTTATATCTTTTTGGTATGGCAGTAATATTTCTAACGCTACCCGAGCACGCTCGTTCGCTTTAGCTTCAGCTCCCAGTGCTATAGCCC
This window of the Thalassotalea atypica genome carries:
- the mnmC gene encoding bifunctional tRNA (5-methylaminomethyl-2-thiouridine)(34)-methyltransferase MnmD/FAD-dependent 5-carboxymethylaminomethyl-2-thiouridine(34) oxidoreductase MnmC: MNNKTDVTFRADGSPYSSLFDDIYFDTDSGYQQSDTVFIQGNKILTRLLQYKDAIKTSRPKSRTFTIAETGFGTGLNLLLTLKTYQAAINQVSIDVLPTLDFISTEKYPLSLEQLKQSLVILPELGELTEQLLAQYPKDIDSVQTQPIRCTFLDGKVTLQLFIGDATTCFEQISTQQGLVDAWYLDGFSPAKNPDMWHDALYQQIARLSKPQATLSTFTVAGKVRRGLKNVGFRLEKQDADTQKQEVLTGFLQQHQLHRHGYKVRPAISKPQHVAIIGGGIAAACAAYSLTQKGVKVTLYCKDEKVAQGASSNAIGALYPLLHQQADEISLFYQRAFWHARAHYDELLDKGFDFEHQWCGLLEVSYKDTLSKRQQQFEQLSTWPKSLIHSVDAKTANKIANIPLNMGGLFMPEAGWISPPTLVKATFDAAKTTGRLRIQNRTHIKELVQQDNNKWRLIADDEEFNESIVIFCGGAEGIKLNTIDTLPLSSVRGQVSNVNTSAATKGLATVICHKGYLTPENKGIHCIGATFTKNSNDTLASKEDDEFNLNMLHRCLPKLTSWSLDDVRASKARLRCMTPDHLPMVGAMPNIQKHIEMYGHLTKDKNWKYSEVAPVIDNLYVFTGLGARGLVSAPLLADILTADICSTPYPVDDEQLFNLSPNRFVIRDLIKRKVGM
- a CDS encoding YfcL family protein produces the protein MKNCTLAELYQHLDQLVDNNQDENSDSGNIADILFASSYIRGFIALEAANFGDEQQMLSVNLANTVTEQLEKSRSELTPQDQQIVSNYWHQLKQQFTG
- a CDS encoding ATP-NAD kinase family protein, whose protein sequence is MSIEIVSQAKFKLGFIINPIAGIGGSVALKGSDGEGVAKRAIALGAEAKANERARVALEILLPYQKDITVMTINGDMGQNCADSLGFDYQIVYQTANDETTAQDTENAVDALVKCGVDIILFAGGDGTARNISHQVMDRCPVLGIPAGCKIHSGVYAVTPKAAGRVIELMVTNQLVTLTEADVMDIDENLFRDGIVKAKRYGEMKIPSELRYVQAVKSGGKESDELVLQDIAAQVINEIEDSLCIIGSGSTTAFLMDELGLDNTLLGVDLIEQQSLMANDLTEPELWQYIQRYQLEQNPAPIKLVITLIGGQGHIFGRGNQQLSPRVIKAIGRENIIIIATKTKLSELASRPLIADTSDPELDQVLSGYMPIITGYNDHVLYPVASPN